The Zobellia alginiliquefaciens genome contains a region encoding:
- a CDS encoding T9SS type A sorting domain-containing protein yields the protein MLQRLFCLFLFLPLSILLQGQCMTVPEPLENLIAASPLVVEGKVRSQESFWDSDNKNIYTVNEVEVFKVFQGVFTASTIHVVTKGGVVGLQMDRVSSALELEVGDMGLFMLQDNLVNLPISSDLYRPTEGVLGYIHYDLPIGTAQGIYESYMDISGDLYGQITNSTGLAILDVGLWDQEDSELSGVSSVEKSIVATQEENSHTNFEIHAGVGNLLTITGADFGNEQGSVLFPDANSGGNTYIAALPSQVKQWSNDHIELEVPYRAGTGAVRIDKANGESLISEESLLIGYDHINIEYTTNVTANAYETQLTSDNGMGGYSFQYETEFSKNSGATEAFSKLIETWSCATGVNFKIGEVTAVDEDAADGINVVRFDNGDELSGNTLAYARSRYQGCFQEGTIKWFVSEIEVVVNDDYNWYYGDGLPSNQQFDFETVMLHEIGHAHQLGHVINSGEVMHFSVGPGQQKRELSEIDSFGGEFVTNKSTTESVCGRDLMDYNWVCCETLVVTGQPSDQVVCVEGETAKFSFDVGFAHNWKWQENIEGVWVDLMNNDSYSGVATNQLTVVASDKEQSQFRCIASNFCGEFVISDPAELYQHNMDVSVAITAATCSADGLIQLNRNNTVGALNVVIAGIEPTNELWLPNEDSLTVSVPYGDYSVVVERMDAACSQELGTFKIQEPTPLTLTPELLVTTETCTDDNRSIKVYLNDHPRFSTVLLSIDGGKTFESFKDSLGSVVFENLTIGTYDVLGKWEDESCETLGITVQIEPIKVPELAVEIVNANCEGADGTFLFELESDFDFNQIEVSVDGGVNYDYLFDAESDEIKISELSVGTYQLWARWEGLSCGGSLGVFDIKKQMENGEDCTSIETDTIEDSDEVNLSFYPNPAKERIYVKSSDGTILRFQLFSARGVMVLDGIPEKKNEDTFFVEIVHLQAGVYTMQISTEHKMSTKKVIIE from the coding sequence ATGCTTCAAAGATTATTCTGTTTATTCCTGTTTTTGCCACTATCCATTTTACTTCAAGGGCAATGTATGACCGTTCCGGAACCTTTAGAAAATTTAATTGCGGCCTCGCCTTTGGTGGTGGAAGGTAAAGTTCGCTCTCAAGAAAGTTTTTGGGATTCAGATAACAAAAACATTTATACTGTAAATGAAGTTGAAGTTTTTAAGGTATTTCAAGGTGTTTTTACAGCTAGTACTATTCATGTAGTCACCAAAGGTGGTGTAGTTGGTTTACAAATGGACAGGGTTTCCAGTGCTTTAGAACTAGAAGTGGGTGACATGGGCCTGTTTATGCTTCAAGATAACTTAGTTAATTTGCCTATCTCTTCAGATTTATATCGTCCTACAGAAGGGGTTTTGGGGTATATTCATTATGATTTGCCCATCGGTACTGCTCAAGGGATATATGAAAGTTACATGGATATATCTGGAGACTTATACGGTCAGATTACCAATAGTACCGGTTTAGCAATATTGGATGTCGGGTTATGGGATCAAGAAGATTCGGAACTTTCTGGCGTGTCTTCGGTTGAAAAATCAATTGTTGCAACCCAGGAAGAAAACAGTCATACTAATTTTGAAATTCATGCCGGCGTAGGAAACCTACTTACTATAACAGGTGCCGATTTTGGAAACGAGCAAGGGTCTGTTTTGTTTCCCGATGCCAATAGTGGTGGAAATACGTACATCGCTGCTTTGCCTAGTCAGGTAAAACAGTGGTCTAACGATCACATTGAACTGGAGGTGCCGTATCGGGCAGGTACAGGTGCAGTTCGGATTGACAAGGCCAATGGTGAATCCCTTATAAGCGAAGAAAGTCTGCTTATTGGGTATGACCACATTAATATTGAATACACAACAAATGTAACTGCCAATGCATATGAAACCCAGTTGACATCCGATAATGGTATGGGAGGCTATAGCTTTCAGTATGAAACCGAATTTTCAAAAAATAGTGGCGCCACTGAAGCTTTCAGTAAATTAATTGAAACTTGGTCATGTGCTACGGGTGTAAATTTTAAAATAGGAGAGGTTACCGCTGTAGATGAAGATGCAGCGGACGGTATAAACGTGGTACGTTTTGATAATGGGGATGAACTTAGTGGAAATACCTTAGCTTATGCGCGGTCACGTTATCAAGGTTGTTTCCAGGAAGGAACCATTAAGTGGTTCGTCTCTGAAATAGAAGTCGTGGTCAACGATGATTACAATTGGTATTATGGCGACGGATTGCCAAGCAACCAGCAATTTGATTTTGAAACTGTAATGCTACATGAAATAGGTCATGCCCATCAGTTGGGTCATGTGATCAACTCGGGTGAGGTGATGCATTTTTCGGTAGGGCCAGGACAACAAAAACGTGAGTTGAGCGAAATAGATAGTTTTGGAGGGGAGTTCGTCACCAATAAAAGTACTACAGAGTCGGTCTGTGGAAGAGATTTAATGGATTATAATTGGGTGTGCTGCGAGACCTTGGTTGTAACGGGCCAGCCGTCAGATCAGGTAGTTTGTGTAGAAGGAGAAACAGCGAAATTCAGTTTTGATGTTGGTTTTGCCCATAATTGGAAATGGCAGGAAAACATAGAAGGAGTTTGGGTCGATTTAATGAATAATGATAGCTATTCCGGCGTAGCTACTAATCAATTAACTGTTGTTGCCAGTGACAAAGAACAATCTCAATTTCGTTGTATAGCAAGTAATTTTTGTGGAGAATTCGTAATATCCGATCCAGCAGAATTATACCAACACAATATGGATGTTTCCGTAGCTATTACTGCGGCTACTTGCAGCGCAGACGGTTTAATTCAATTGAATAGAAACAATACTGTTGGTGCGCTCAATGTAGTTATTGCGGGCATAGAACCCACAAACGAGCTTTGGCTACCCAATGAAGATAGTTTAACTGTTTCGGTTCCATATGGCGATTATTCGGTTGTAGTTGAAAGAATGGATGCCGCATGTTCTCAAGAATTGGGAACATTTAAAATTCAAGAGCCTACTCCTTTAACACTTACGCCTGAGTTGCTTGTAACAACTGAGACCTGTACCGATGATAATAGAAGTATTAAAGTGTACCTGAATGATCATCCAAGATTTAGTACGGTGCTGTTGAGTATAGATGGAGGAAAAACTTTTGAATCCTTTAAAGATTCTCTTGGGTCTGTGGTTTTTGAAAATCTTACAATTGGAACTTATGATGTTCTGGGTAAGTGGGAAGATGAATCCTGCGAAACCTTGGGAATTACGGTGCAGATAGAACCTATAAAGGTGCCTGAACTTGCTGTTGAGATTGTTAATGCCAATTGTGAAGGTGCTGATGGTACTTTTCTTTTTGAGCTGGAGTCCGATTTTGATTTTAATCAGATTGAAGTAAGCGTAGATGGAGGCGTCAATTACGATTATCTATTTGATGCTGAGTCTGACGAAATCAAAATTTCTGAACTTTCTGTTGGTACCTATCAATTATGGGCACGTTGGGAAGGATTATCATGTGGTGGTTCTTTGGGTGTTTTCGACATTAAGAAACAAATGGAAAATGGTGAAGATTGCACAAGTATAGAAACGGATACTATCGAAGATAGCGATGAAGTAAACCTGAGCTTTTATCCAAATCCTGCCAAAGAACGTATTTATGTAAAAAGTAGCGATGGTACAATTCTTAGATTTCAGCTGTTCAGTGCTCGTGGGGTAATGGTACTAGATGGCATCCCAGAAAAGAAAAATGAAGATACTTTCTTTGTGGAAATTGTACACCTACAAGCTGGTGTCTATACGATGCAAATCAGTACAGAGCATAAAATGAGCACTAAAAAGGTTATTATAGAATAA
- a CDS encoding S41 family peptidase: MKPPKITVVIGEMTASSGEVITITFKGLSSTKFFGKNTAGLSTGNVVYLLCDGAKIVLTTTIMADRTKKYMEVKFPPTL, translated from the coding sequence ATGAAACCACCTAAGATTACTGTTGTAATCGGTGAAATGACCGCCAGTTCAGGAGAGGTCATAACCATTACCTTTAAAGGATTGTCATCCACAAAATTCTTTGGGAAAAATACAGCTGGATTATCTACCGGAAATGTGGTTTATCTGTTATGTGATGGAGCAAAAATTGTCCTTACAACAACAATTATGGCCGATAGAACAAAAAAATATATGGAGGTCAAATTTCCCCCGACATTATAA